A region from the Sandaracinus amylolyticus genome encodes:
- a CDS encoding SDR family NAD(P)-dependent oxidoreductase translates to MSNEGEQKVALITGASSGLGRAIAERLAQSGWIAGLVARRRDRLEALARDIETRGGRAHVIVGDLRDRAFAAEVVDALVARTGRLDLLVNNAGAPTPAIDRGTWEVATDDAFDDAFALNVRAMYRLSHDALPHLRATRGSIVNVGSAGVAANLPIDLVYLASKGAVEVMSQGMARKWAPLGVRVNVVSPGLVPTEIFQAAGLSEDAARTEIARAIGTLQPLPRMGRAEDVASAVAYLASDAAAFVTGAVLAVDGGMGVGGAS, encoded by the coding sequence ATGAGCAACGAAGGTGAGCAGAAGGTGGCGTTGATCACGGGCGCGAGCTCCGGGCTCGGGCGCGCGATCGCGGAGCGGCTGGCGCAGTCGGGATGGATCGCCGGGCTGGTGGCGCGACGGCGCGATCGGCTCGAGGCGCTCGCGCGCGACATCGAGACGCGCGGCGGGCGCGCGCACGTGATCGTGGGTGACCTGCGCGATCGTGCGTTCGCGGCGGAGGTCGTCGACGCGCTCGTGGCGCGCACCGGACGTCTCGATCTCCTCGTCAACAACGCGGGCGCGCCGACGCCGGCAATCGATCGCGGGACCTGGGAGGTCGCCACCGACGACGCGTTCGACGACGCGTTCGCGCTCAACGTGCGCGCGATGTACCGGCTCTCGCACGATGCGCTGCCGCACCTCCGCGCGACGCGCGGATCGATCGTGAACGTCGGCTCCGCGGGCGTGGCGGCGAACCTGCCGATCGATCTCGTCTACCTCGCGAGCAAGGGCGCGGTGGAGGTGATGAGCCAGGGGATGGCGCGGAAGTGGGCGCCGCTCGGCGTGCGCGTGAACGTGGTCTCGCCGGGGCTCGTGCCGACCGAGATCTTCCAGGCGGCGGGGCTCTCCGAGGACGCGGCGCGCACCGAGATCGCGCGCGCGATCGGCACGCTGCAGCCCCTGCCGCGTATGGGTCGCGCGGAGGACGTCGCGAGCGCGGTCGCGTACCTCGCGTCGGACGCGGCCGCGTTCGTGACCGGCGCGGTGCTCGCGGTCGACGGCGGCATGGGCGTCGGAGGTGCGTCGTGA
- a CDS encoding LysM peptidoglycan-binding domain-containing protein → MTRPLRALSFVLLVSLVLLVSQEVARADFPAYVHVVRDGETLASIAQRYYGDPRRESVLVAENGLTTQGGSAIVVGLRLVVPTVNYHRVRAGETWAQIADVHYGDARRAYAIVEANPAVEGSQPPEGAELLIPYPLRHVADQRDTLNHVAQTYYGTTDGSRTLRRFNSLRTLRLSRGQVILVPLPDLVLSEEGRRIVSERTGVTPNDGEVRDRQALIGEQLPQLQDQVRVGRYTEAVSLGNRLLGAGELTGNQVVTIQRTLAVAYVALSREDLAVEAFREALERQPDLELDSRRTSPTVMRAFDQARAQRAAAGDGGATSAADAGAATAP, encoded by the coding sequence ATGACGCGCCCGCTGCGCGCGCTCTCGTTCGTGCTGCTCGTGTCGCTCGTCCTGCTGGTCTCGCAGGAGGTCGCGCGCGCGGACTTCCCGGCGTACGTGCACGTCGTGCGCGACGGCGAGACGCTCGCGTCGATCGCGCAGCGCTACTACGGCGATCCGCGCCGCGAGAGCGTGCTCGTCGCGGAGAACGGGCTCACGACGCAGGGCGGCAGCGCGATCGTCGTCGGGCTGCGGCTCGTGGTGCCGACGGTGAACTACCACCGCGTGCGCGCCGGCGAGACGTGGGCGCAGATCGCGGACGTGCACTACGGCGACGCGCGCCGCGCGTACGCGATCGTCGAGGCGAACCCCGCGGTCGAGGGCTCGCAGCCGCCCGAGGGCGCCGAGCTGCTCATCCCCTACCCGCTGCGCCACGTCGCCGATCAGCGCGACACGCTCAACCACGTCGCGCAGACGTACTACGGCACGACCGACGGCTCGCGCACGCTGCGTCGCTTCAACTCGCTGCGCACGCTGCGGCTCTCGCGCGGTCAGGTGATCCTCGTTCCGCTCCCGGATCTCGTGCTGTCCGAGGAGGGCCGTCGCATCGTGTCGGAGCGCACCGGCGTGACGCCGAACGACGGCGAGGTCCGCGATCGACAGGCGCTGATCGGCGAGCAGCTGCCGCAGCTGCAGGACCAGGTGCGCGTCGGTCGCTACACCGAGGCGGTCTCGCTCGGCAACCGACTGCTCGGCGCAGGCGAGCTCACGGGCAACCAGGTCGTGACGATCCAGCGCACGCTCGCGGTCGCGTACGTCGCGCTCTCGCGCGAGGACCTCGCGGTCGAGGCGTTCCGCGAGGCGCTCGAGCGACAGCCGGACCTCGAGCTCGACTCGCGCCGGACGTCGCCGACGGTGATGCGCGCGTTCGATCAGGCGCGCGCCCAACGCGCGGCAGCGGGCGATGGTGGCGCGACGAGCGCCGCCGACGCGGGCGCGGCGACCGCGCCCTGA
- a CDS encoding serine/threonine protein kinase: protein MVDRIGNCRILGEIGSGGMAVVYKAVQEPLGRLVAIKALKPSIAVDSGFAKRFEREAHFMASLQHENILHVYDFIKERGTMYIVMEYVQGIDLYDLLEITPRLPVEVASIIALQVARALDYAHFRGIIHRDIKPANVMISHHGEVKLMDFGIARDDKLSDLTETGTGLGTPSYMSPEQILGDKLDFRSDIFSVGIVLYQMVTGRKPFVEDDARTVMQKIRLDRYTSPRKINTTVPRALERIMARCMEKMPANRYPTTQALIDDLQDFLASRVPINHNARLVMYLREVGTISDEQADEILAASAPNRVRRSASDRTLLVHNWMVQGALFAAILGGGGAIQAFSGRLAGDPDQFAAESGAPVVPQRAGYLRFVVDPWAEVYIDGQHVLTTPSAQRIALAPGRHFLRLHNPYFRGIDREVWVEEGEVQLIDETLVEEEPGHATTPAPLDPGAVPAVGADGATALPSASTTGGGPG from the coding sequence ATGGTCGATCGCATCGGCAATTGCCGCATCCTCGGCGAGATCGGCAGCGGCGGCATGGCCGTCGTCTACAAAGCGGTGCAGGAGCCGCTCGGCCGCCTCGTCGCGATCAAGGCGCTGAAGCCGAGCATCGCGGTCGACTCGGGGTTCGCGAAGCGCTTCGAGCGCGAGGCCCACTTCATGGCCTCGCTGCAGCACGAGAACATCCTCCACGTCTACGACTTCATCAAAGAACGCGGGACGATGTACATCGTCATGGAGTACGTGCAGGGCATCGACCTGTACGACCTCCTCGAGATCACGCCGCGTCTCCCGGTCGAGGTCGCATCGATCATCGCGCTGCAGGTCGCGCGCGCGCTCGACTACGCGCACTTCCGCGGGATCATCCACCGCGACATCAAGCCCGCCAACGTGATGATCAGCCATCACGGCGAGGTGAAGCTGATGGACTTCGGGATCGCGCGAGACGACAAGCTCAGCGATCTCACCGAGACGGGCACGGGCCTCGGCACGCCGAGCTACATGTCGCCCGAGCAGATCCTCGGCGACAAGCTCGACTTCCGCAGCGACATCTTCTCGGTCGGCATCGTGCTCTACCAGATGGTCACGGGGCGCAAGCCGTTCGTCGAGGACGACGCGCGCACCGTGATGCAGAAGATCCGGCTCGATCGCTACACGTCGCCGCGGAAGATCAACACGACGGTGCCGCGCGCGCTCGAGCGCATCATGGCGCGCTGCATGGAGAAGATGCCGGCGAACCGGTATCCGACCACGCAGGCGCTGATCGACGACCTGCAGGACTTCCTCGCGTCGCGCGTGCCGATCAACCACAACGCGCGGCTCGTCATGTACCTGCGCGAGGTCGGCACGATCAGCGACGAGCAGGCCGACGAGATCCTCGCCGCGAGCGCGCCCAACCGCGTGCGCCGCAGCGCGAGCGACCGGACGCTGCTCGTGCACAACTGGATGGTGCAGGGCGCGCTCTTCGCCGCGATCCTCGGCGGCGGCGGCGCGATCCAGGCGTTCAGCGGAAGGCTCGCCGGCGATCCCGATCAGTTCGCCGCGGAGAGCGGCGCGCCGGTGGTGCCACAACGCGCTGGCTATCTGCGCTTCGTCGTCGACCCGTGGGCCGAGGTGTACATCGACGGGCAGCACGTGCTGACGACGCCGAGCGCGCAGCGCATCGCGCTCGCGCCGGGGCGCCACTTCCTCCGCCTTCACAACCCGTACTTCCGCGGCATCGATCGCGAGGTGTGGGTCGAGGAGGGCGAGGTGCAGCTGATCGACGAGACGCTGGTCGAGGAAGAACCCGGCCACGCGACGACGCCCGCGCCGCTCGATCCCGGCGCGGTCCCTGCGGTGGGCGCCGACGGAGCGACCGCGCTGCCTTCGGCGAGCACGACGGGGGGCGGTCCAGGATGA
- a CDS encoding nuclear transport factor 2 family protein, whose product MRALVALLGVLAGCAGVATRPDALDRLAIREVLDRASDAINHHEWDRLETTFASRIVWERRSSDAWRLDGREAIRAFLTGNEEHIEVLLYAVSATSIELHDAGHATARSTMSEHIRVLETGATVHVVGTYTDELVREDGEWRIAHRTFVPRYEEDGPPPARLWSDGAPTRSALDGIVGSE is encoded by the coding sequence GTGAGGGCGCTCGTCGCGCTGCTCGGCGTGCTCGCGGGATGTGCGGGCGTCGCGACGCGCCCCGATGCGTTGGACCGGCTCGCGATCCGCGAGGTGCTCGATCGCGCGAGCGACGCGATCAACCACCACGAGTGGGATCGCCTCGAGACGACGTTCGCGTCGCGCATCGTGTGGGAGCGACGCTCGTCGGATGCCTGGCGGCTCGACGGACGCGAGGCGATCCGCGCGTTCCTCACCGGCAACGAGGAGCACATCGAGGTGCTGCTCTACGCCGTGTCGGCGACGTCGATCGAGCTCCACGATGCCGGGCACGCGACCGCGCGCTCGACGATGAGCGAGCACATCCGCGTGCTCGAGACCGGCGCGACGGTGCACGTGGTGGGCACGTACACCGACGAGCTGGTGCGCGAGGACGGCGAGTGGCGCATCGCGCACCGGACGTTCGTGCCGCGTTACGAGGAGGACGGGCCGCCGCCGGCGCGCCTCTGGTCGGACGGCGCGCCCACGCGCTCGGCGCTCGACGGGATCGTGGGATCGGAATAG
- a CDS encoding prolipoprotein diacylglyceryl transferase has product MHPILFEIPTPWGALPIYSYGVMLGTSMIVAWYVIMWLGEREGEGRETLANTFIVTAVSAIVGARALYILTNPGEFESFQDLVNLRGGGLVAYGGFLGGFFGALFYLRSQKRSLLSFADVAAPTLALGLALTRIGCYLYGCDYGARLEDDAPSWLRALGTFPHWADGNGSPAWAHHVAEYDLAHDAAHSFPVHPTQIYESLAGFVLLGVTLFMWRRRSFRGEVLLALTMFYGVWRFAIEYVRDDPERGFAFGFSTSQLVSLALVPIAGFFYFEGKKAQQRAPVPVMRLGAPETYATPTTAKPARESAPSEELEAVAPEAKKSGAKKKKGAKR; this is encoded by the coding sequence ATGCATCCGATCTTGTTCGAGATCCCGACGCCCTGGGGGGCTCTGCCCATCTACTCCTACGGCGTGATGCTCGGGACCTCGATGATCGTCGCCTGGTACGTGATCATGTGGCTGGGCGAGCGCGAGGGCGAAGGGCGCGAGACGCTGGCGAACACGTTCATCGTCACCGCGGTCTCGGCGATCGTCGGCGCGCGTGCGCTCTACATCCTCACGAACCCCGGCGAGTTCGAGTCGTTCCAGGACCTCGTGAACCTCCGCGGCGGCGGGCTCGTCGCGTACGGCGGGTTCCTCGGCGGCTTCTTCGGCGCGCTCTTCTATCTGCGCTCGCAGAAGAGATCGCTGCTCTCGTTCGCCGACGTCGCCGCGCCGACGCTCGCGCTCGGTCTCGCGCTCACGCGGATCGGCTGTTACCTCTACGGCTGCGACTACGGCGCGCGCCTCGAGGACGACGCGCCCTCGTGGCTTCGCGCGCTCGGCACCTTCCCGCACTGGGCCGACGGCAACGGCTCGCCCGCATGGGCGCACCACGTCGCGGAGTACGACCTCGCGCACGACGCGGCGCACTCGTTCCCGGTGCACCCGACGCAGATCTACGAGTCGCTCGCGGGGTTCGTGCTGCTCGGCGTGACGCTGTTCATGTGGCGTCGTCGCTCGTTCCGCGGCGAGGTGCTGCTCGCGCTCACGATGTTCTACGGCGTGTGGCGCTTCGCGATCGAGTACGTGCGCGACGATCCCGAGCGCGGGTTCGCGTTCGGCTTCTCGACGTCGCAGCTCGTGTCGCTCGCGCTCGTGCCGATCGCGGGGTTCTTCTACTTCGAGGGCAAGAAGGCGCAGCAGCGCGCGCCGGTGCCGGTGATGCGCCTCGGCGCGCCCGAGACCTACGCGACGCCGACGACCGCCAAGCCCGCGCGAGAGAGCGCACCGAGCGAGGAGCTCGAGGCCGTCGCGCCCGAGGCGAAGAAGAGCGGCGCGAAGAAGAAGAAGGGCGCGAAGCGCTGA
- a CDS encoding LysR family transcriptional regulator, which translates to MNAKNPDDTLKQSETIRAPGLVQLPVFLEVARRRSFSAAARALGMSPSATSQAIARLEEELGVALLVRTTRSVNVTPAGERLLRDAGPAITTAQTALVTAQRGREEPSGVLRLSVPRIACRVGLLPVLAEYARRFPAVRTDVVVDDANVDIVREGFDAGVRPKRALQADMTRVQLSGRLRMVVVGSPRYVGTRGRPLHPRDLVEHACLTWRRDDGGEHRWALRERGRALEVSVRGPTISDDVELLLAAAEEGMGLAYVAEPEAARAIAEKRLVTVLDACSVELDGLYLYYPRTARSEPKLRALVSCVRAVARLPGRTA; encoded by the coding sequence GTGAATGCGAAGAATCCGGATGACACTCTGAAGCAGAGCGAAACAATCCGCGCGCCCGGGCTCGTGCAGCTCCCGGTGTTCCTCGAGGTCGCGCGGCGCCGCAGCTTCAGCGCCGCGGCGCGCGCGCTCGGGATGTCGCCCTCGGCGACGAGCCAGGCGATCGCGCGGCTCGAGGAGGAGCTCGGCGTCGCGCTGCTCGTGCGCACCACGCGCAGCGTGAACGTCACGCCCGCGGGCGAGCGCCTCCTCCGCGACGCAGGCCCGGCGATCACGACCGCGCAGACCGCGCTCGTCACCGCGCAGCGCGGTCGCGAGGAGCCTTCGGGCGTGCTGCGGCTGAGCGTTCCGCGCATCGCGTGCCGCGTCGGTCTGCTGCCGGTGCTCGCGGAGTACGCGCGGCGCTTCCCCGCAGTGCGCACCGACGTCGTCGTCGACGACGCGAACGTCGACATCGTTCGCGAAGGGTTCGACGCGGGCGTGCGACCCAAGCGCGCGCTCCAGGCGGACATGACGCGCGTGCAGCTGAGCGGACGGCTGCGGATGGTCGTGGTCGGCTCGCCGCGGTACGTCGGGACGCGCGGTCGACCTTTGCACCCGCGCGACCTCGTCGAGCACGCGTGCCTCACCTGGCGCCGCGACGACGGAGGCGAGCATCGCTGGGCGCTGCGCGAGCGCGGTCGAGCGCTCGAGGTGAGCGTGCGAGGTCCGACGATCTCGGACGACGTCGAGCTGCTGCTCGCCGCGGCCGAAGAGGGGATGGGCCTCGCGTACGTCGCCGAGCCCGAGGCCGCGCGCGCCATCGCGGAGAAGCGCTTGGTCACCGTGCTCGACGCGTGCTCCGTCGAGCTCGACGGCCTCTACCTCTACTACCCGCGCACCGCGCGCAGCGAGCCCAAGCTGCGCGCGCTCGTGTCGTGCGTGCGCGCCGTCGCGCGCCTGCCGGGTCGTACAGCTTGA
- a CDS encoding AAA domain-containing protein: protein MTIDVEAELDRLARALHAERLGARARFREERRLLTLAQRVERGLALRDLAVTDTDAAPGGRTILWLAPRDGEMRDLRIGQGDPVLLWQDDPEGPDVVRAIVSRRRSDALAVAIDGEVPEWLWTEGFRLDREAPEVTFDRGARAIERAKHAKKGSDEAKSVATLLGARAPDFDAKSLELEAFDEALEDDQRVAVQRALAARDLSLVLGPPGTGKTRTLTELVRQAVARGERVLVTAASHTAVDNLAERLVDAGENVVRIGHPARVSPAMEERTLDALLEKTDAWKLARRWTREAEDLRRRTLNRTQRGTLRGEEKRAAWSEVRQLMRDAREYLKDAQRTILSRARVIAATAAGADAWLLEHEAFDRVVLDEATQAPDPIALVALLRAPKATLAGDPHQLPPTVIAREALDLGLGSTFFERIAATQSDARVVTTLRVQHRMHEALMAFPNDATYGAVLITAEDVRTARLEELPGIEPDPSREGPFVLVDTAGRGWEEVREADDPSTRNPGNAERIADEVRRLIARGVAPSDVGVITPYHAQVRLLRDALEPELAAGLEIATVDSFQGREKLAIVVDLVRSNDEAQLGFLEDVRRTNVAVTRARRFLLVLGDAATLARHPYYAALVHHAEHTGAWLSAWSE from the coding sequence ATGACGATCGACGTCGAAGCCGAGCTCGATCGGCTCGCGCGCGCGCTGCACGCCGAGCGGCTCGGGGCGCGCGCCCGCTTCCGCGAGGAGCGCAGGCTGCTCACGCTCGCGCAGCGCGTGGAGCGCGGCCTCGCGCTGCGCGATCTCGCGGTGACCGACACCGACGCGGCGCCCGGCGGGCGCACGATCCTGTGGCTCGCGCCGCGCGACGGCGAGATGCGCGATCTGCGGATCGGCCAGGGCGATCCGGTGCTGCTCTGGCAGGACGATCCCGAGGGGCCCGACGTGGTGCGCGCGATCGTCTCGCGACGCCGCAGCGACGCGCTCGCGGTCGCGATCGACGGCGAGGTGCCGGAGTGGCTGTGGACCGAGGGGTTCCGCCTCGATCGCGAAGCGCCCGAAGTGACCTTCGATCGCGGTGCGCGCGCGATCGAGCGCGCGAAGCACGCGAAGAAGGGCAGCGACGAGGCGAAGTCGGTCGCGACGCTGCTCGGTGCGCGGGCCCCGGACTTCGACGCGAAATCGTTGGAGCTCGAAGCATTCGACGAGGCGCTCGAGGACGATCAGCGCGTCGCGGTGCAGCGCGCGCTCGCGGCGCGGGATCTCTCGTTGGTGCTCGGACCGCCGGGCACCGGCAAGACGCGAACGCTGACCGAGCTGGTGCGCCAGGCGGTCGCGCGCGGTGAGCGCGTGCTCGTCACCGCCGCGAGCCACACCGCGGTCGACAACCTCGCGGAGCGGCTCGTCGACGCGGGCGAGAACGTGGTGCGCATCGGACACCCGGCGCGCGTCTCGCCGGCGATGGAGGAGCGCACCCTGGACGCGCTGCTCGAGAAGACCGACGCGTGGAAGCTCGCGCGCCGGTGGACGCGCGAGGCCGAGGATCTCCGCCGGCGCACGCTGAACCGCACCCAGCGCGGCACGCTGCGCGGCGAAGAGAAGCGCGCCGCGTGGAGCGAGGTGCGGCAGCTGATGCGCGATGCGCGCGAGTACCTGAAGGACGCGCAGCGCACGATCCTTTCTCGCGCGCGCGTCATCGCCGCGACCGCGGCGGGCGCGGACGCGTGGCTGCTCGAACATGAAGCGTTCGATCGCGTGGTGCTCGACGAAGCGACGCAGGCGCCCGATCCGATCGCGCTCGTCGCGCTGCTCCGCGCGCCGAAGGCGACGCTCGCGGGCGATCCGCACCAGCTGCCGCCGACGGTGATCGCACGCGAGGCGCTCGATCTCGGGCTCGGGTCGACGTTCTTCGAGCGCATCGCCGCGACGCAGAGCGATGCGCGCGTGGTGACGACGCTGCGTGTGCAGCACCGCATGCACGAAGCGCTGATGGCGTTCCCCAACGACGCGACCTACGGCGCCGTGCTCATCACGGCAGAGGACGTGCGCACCGCGCGCCTCGAGGAGCTGCCGGGCATCGAGCCCGACCCGTCGCGCGAAGGCCCGTTCGTGCTGGTCGACACCGCAGGGCGCGGCTGGGAAGAAGTTCGCGAGGCCGACGACCCGAGCACGCGCAACCCCGGCAACGCCGAGCGCATCGCCGACGAAGTGCGTCGACTGATCGCGCGCGGTGTCGCGCCGAGCGACGTCGGTGTGATCACGCCCTATCACGCGCAGGTGCGCCTCCTGCGCGACGCGCTCGAGCCCGAGCTCGCGGCAGGCCTCGAGATCGCGACCGTCGACAGCTTCCAAGGGCGCGAGAAGCTCGCGATCGTCGTCGATCTCGTGCGGAGCAACGACGAGGCGCAGCTCGGGTTCCTCGAGGACGTGCGCCGCACGAACGTGGCGGTCACGCGCGCGCGACGCTTCCTGCTGGTGCTCGGCGACGCAGCGACGCTCGCACGGCATCCGTACTACGCAGCGCTCGTACACCACGCCGAACACACGGGCGCGTGGCTCAGCGCGTGGAGCGAGTGA